One window of the Leptospira broomii serovar Hurstbridge str. 5399 genome contains the following:
- a CDS encoding helix-turn-helix domain-containing protein, whose translation MKVRGGKGELQTTELRTPTTVKVIIAPETLKGMPEVEMIAFGADGNSAIIYKKIIKHLPEREVFAKAASLTIVCRGKKRITSSGGDFFEVGENEAIFLPPDLYMISELLPAKGGVFESYIFFFQDSLIEEFLKSKRIRLVSDSIGDLFRIPYGGGLKLYAENLRPLFASLGRKTEGLLRIKLLEALQIFASSDKTGVFPDWLFKVSKDRDRDLKGFMEKNFDKLLNVEDFAALTGRSVSSFQRDFKRRYGVSPKKWLISRRLEKAKNLLEGGGTSVAEAAFVIGYENTSHFIRAFQNQYGVTPGEFLKNRGLIV comes from the coding sequence ATGAAAGTAAGAGGCGGTAAAGGCGAGTTACAGACTACCGAATTGCGGACTCCGACGACGGTAAAAGTCATAATTGCTCCTGAAACATTGAAAGGGATGCCCGAAGTCGAAATGATTGCTTTTGGAGCCGACGGGAACTCCGCGATTATTTATAAAAAAATAATAAAACATCTACCGGAGCGAGAAGTCTTTGCAAAGGCCGCTTCTCTTACTATCGTATGTCGCGGTAAAAAAAGGATCACTTCCTCCGGCGGGGATTTTTTCGAGGTGGGAGAAAACGAGGCAATTTTTCTACCACCCGACCTTTATATGATTTCGGAATTACTTCCGGCAAAAGGCGGTGTATTTGAAAGTTATATTTTCTTTTTTCAGGATTCTCTAATTGAGGAGTTTTTAAAGTCGAAAAGAATTCGCCTCGTGTCCGATTCTATCGGTGATCTTTTTCGGATACCGTACGGCGGAGGCTTAAAGCTTTATGCTGAAAATCTCAGGCCTTTATTCGCTAGTCTCGGACGCAAAACGGAAGGATTGCTTCGAATCAAACTTCTGGAAGCTTTACAGATTTTTGCAAGTTCGGATAAAACCGGAGTTTTCCCAGATTGGTTATTCAAGGTTTCGAAGGATAGAGATCGGGATTTGAAAGGATTTATGGAAAAAAATTTCGATAAACTTCTTAATGTCGAGGATTTTGCTGCACTGACCGGCCGAAGCGTTTCTTCCTTTCAAAGAGATTTTAAACGTAGATACGGTGTTAGCCCAAAAAAATGGCTAATTTCGCGTCGGTTGGAAAAGGCGAAAAATTTATTAGAAGGGGGCGGCACGAGCGTAGCGGAAGCTGCATTCGTGATCGGTTACGAAAATACCTCTCATTTTATCCGAGCCTTTCAGAACCAGTACGGCGTCACACCGGGTGAATTTTTAAAAAATCGCGGTTTGATCGTATGA